A genomic stretch from Solidesulfovibrio fructosivorans JJ] includes:
- a CDS encoding elongation factor G — MSENLASQRTYALIGHGGCGKTSVAEMLLFTTGAVARLGKIEEGTTALDYEPEEVKRRGSTQPGLATYQYNKNRHFLLDVPGDGSFNGDLPYLLRAVDGVVFVVDAVDGVKPLTRKLWGEVAKLGLPAVFFINKMDRDRADFDLALSGIREKLGVKTYVQNLPIGAKEDFKGVINVLEGKAYIFDDKGGAAETAIPDDMAEEVETLRETMVEEIAVADEQLMERYLEGEEISTEELLATVHMATLSGQLCPVCCGSALRNMGGERLLAAVQNFLPGPMESAAGAKSIVTADGAEIPVSESGPVVAFVFKTLFDPFAGQLSMTRVLTGTLSTNMDLQNTATDTLERAGQLLLPLGKDTTISKEPAGPGAIVALAKLKDTATGNTLCDPKKPVTIEAPVLPPPMISYALAPAEKGDEDKVFAAMSKLLDEDITLSITRDEETGDILLSGMGQTHLENAVEKARRRFKVSPVLKAPKIPYRESVKGKVEVQGRHKKQTGGRGQFGDCWIRMEGQPRGGGYAFVDAIVGGAIPRQYIPAVDKGVQESAARGYLAGYPMVDFKVTLYDGTFHTVDSSEMAFKIAGSIAFKAACEKLKISLLEPIVLVSVSCPDEYMGDIIGDLSSRRGKVLGSDSTGGITEIQAHVPMAEMQEYAKALSSTTAGQGAFTMAFDHYEECPPPIADKVIAEGKKKEA; from the coding sequence ATGTCGGAAAACCTTGCCAGCCAACGCACCTACGCCCTGATCGGCCACGGCGGATGCGGCAAAACCTCGGTGGCCGAAATGCTCCTCTTCACGACCGGAGCGGTGGCGCGCCTTGGCAAGATCGAGGAAGGCACCACGGCGCTCGACTACGAGCCCGAGGAAGTCAAGCGCCGGGGCAGCACCCAGCCCGGCCTCGCCACCTACCAGTACAACAAAAACCGGCACTTTCTCCTGGACGTTCCCGGCGACGGCAGCTTCAACGGCGACCTGCCCTACCTGCTGCGGGCCGTGGACGGCGTGGTCTTCGTGGTCGACGCCGTGGACGGCGTCAAGCCGCTGACCAGGAAACTCTGGGGCGAGGTGGCCAAGCTCGGCCTGCCCGCCGTCTTTTTCATCAACAAGATGGACCGCGACCGGGCCGATTTCGACCTGGCCCTTTCCGGCATCCGCGAAAAGCTCGGCGTCAAGACCTACGTCCAGAACCTGCCCATCGGGGCCAAGGAAGACTTCAAGGGCGTGATCAACGTCCTGGAAGGCAAGGCCTACATTTTCGACGACAAGGGCGGCGCGGCCGAAACCGCCATTCCCGACGACATGGCCGAGGAAGTGGAGACGCTGCGCGAGACCATGGTCGAGGAAATCGCCGTGGCCGACGAGCAGCTCATGGAGCGCTACCTCGAGGGCGAGGAGATTTCCACCGAGGAGCTGCTCGCCACCGTGCACATGGCCACGCTCTCGGGCCAGTTGTGCCCGGTGTGCTGCGGCTCGGCGCTGAGGAACATGGGCGGCGAGCGCCTGCTGGCCGCCGTCCAGAACTTCCTGCCCGGGCCCATGGAAAGCGCCGCCGGGGCCAAGTCCATCGTCACCGCCGACGGCGCGGAAATCCCCGTGTCCGAATCCGGCCCGGTGGTGGCCTTCGTCTTCAAGACGCTCTTCGACCCCTTCGCCGGCCAGCTCTCCATGACCCGCGTGCTCACCGGCACCCTTTCCACCAACATGGACCTGCAAAACACGGCCACGGACACCCTGGAGCGCGCCGGCCAGCTTCTTTTGCCGCTCGGCAAGGACACCACCATCTCCAAGGAGCCGGCCGGCCCCGGGGCCATCGTGGCCCTGGCCAAGCTCAAGGACACCGCCACCGGCAACACCCTGTGCGACCCCAAAAAGCCGGTGACCATCGAAGCGCCGGTCCTGCCGCCGCCCATGATCTCCTACGCCCTGGCCCCGGCCGAAAAGGGCGACGAGGACAAGGTCTTCGCGGCCATGTCCAAGCTCCTCGACGAGGACATCACGCTCTCCATCACCCGCGACGAGGAAACCGGCGACATCCTGCTTTCCGGCATGGGCCAGACCCATCTGGAAAACGCCGTGGAAAAGGCCCGCCGCCGCTTCAAGGTGAGCCCGGTGCTCAAGGCCCCGAAAATCCCCTACCGCGAGTCGGTCAAGGGCAAGGTCGAGGTGCAGGGGCGGCACAAGAAACAGACCGGCGGCCGCGGCCAGTTCGGCGACTGCTGGATCCGTATGGAAGGCCAGCCGCGCGGCGGCGGCTACGCCTTCGTGGACGCCATCGTCGGCGGGGCCATCCCGCGCCAGTACATCCCGGCCGTGGACAAGGGCGTGCAGGAATCCGCCGCGCGCGGCTACCTGGCCGGCTACCCCATGGTGGACTTCAAGGTGACGCTCTACGACGGCACCTTCCACACGGTTGACTCTTCGGAAATGGCCTTTAAAATCGCGGGGTCCATCGCCTTCAAGGCCGCCTGCGAAAAGCTCAAGATATCGCTGCTCGAACCCATCGTGCTGGTGTCGGTGAGCTGCCCGGACGAATACATGGGCGACATCATCGGCGACCTGTCCAGCCGGCGGGGCAAGGTGCTGGGTTCGGATTCCACCGGCGGCATCACCGAAATCCAGGCCCACGTGCCCATGGCCGAGATGCAGGAATACGCCAAGGCGCTCAGTTCCACGACCGCCGGCCAGGGCGCGTTCACCATGGCCTTCGACCACTACGAGGAATGCCCGCCGCCGATTGCCGACAAGGTGATCGCGGAGGGCAAAAAGAAGGAAGCGTAA